A window of Blautia argi genomic DNA:
AAGGTTGCTATCACTCATACTGCCATATATAATATCTAATGACATCGAAAATTAAAGAAATTGATTAGAAATAGATTTTTGTTTGATAATCTTAAATCAGATATTTACAAGGGAGGTATATTTATGGCGCAGAGTATTTTAATTGTAGACGATGAAAAAGAAATTGTATCAATGCTGTATTGCTATTTCAGCAAACTTGGATATACGGTATATACTGCAACAGCAGGAAATGCTGCATTAAAAGAAGTAGAAAAAAAACCTGACATTATTTTGTTAGACGTTAATATGCCAGATATTGATGGATTTACTGTTTGTGAAAGAATACGGGATTATGTTTCATGCCCTATAATTTTTTTAACAGCACGCATTGAAGATAGTGATAAAATAAAAGGATTTTCTATTGGCGCAGACGACTATGTAATAAAACCATTTTCTGTTGATGAATTAGAAGCTCGCATTGCAGCACATCTTCGCAGAGAAAAAAGACACAATACATCTTCAAAGGTGCAATTTGATGAAGATATGGTTATAGATTATTCCTCACGTATTGTGTTTTATCATAATAAGGATATGGCTTTTACCAAAAAAGAATTTGATATAATATCTTTCCTTTCGCAAAACAAAGGAATTGTTTTTGACCGGGAAACTATTTATGAAAAAGTTTGGGGATTAGACGGCATTGGTGATAATACAGTTGTTACAGAACATATCAGACGTATTAGGGCAAAATTTTTATCTTTAGGCGATAGACCTTACATTGAAACTGTTTGGGGGTGCGGATATAAATGGAAAAATTAAAGAGAAGCAGATGGTTCAATCGGTTAAATAGCATGAGTATTAGAATGTCCTTTGTTCTTTATGCTTTGTTTTCGTTGTTGATTGGAATAATTATTTGTATATTTTTAATTTCAATGGTTGACAGATACAGAATAAATTTAAACTATAAGTATGAAAATATGTCAACAAGGTATGATATACCGGAAAATGGCTCATTTACCGCCACTTATAGTAATGACCAAACAAAATATACAATATTTGACACGAAAGGAAACGAGATATGCAAGTTCAATGTTGATTATCAAAAAGAACGCCCAGTACACGAATATGTCTATCCGAACCATGTTTCATATATCGAAGTTTTACCTAATTTTACAAGCCGGGATAGGCTTATTGACAGTGCTTTAGGTTCATTAAATATTGCAATTATTCCTATCGTATTATCTATTAGTATGATATGTTGTGTAACATTTTTTTATAAAAAAAAATTATCAAAACCCATTAAGCTATTAACTAATGCGTATCATAAAATTGAAGCAAATGACTTAGATTTTACATTATCATATCCATTAAATGATGAAATGGGGAAACTCTGTCACGCCTTTGAAAAAATGAAAGATTGTTTGTCGAAAAATAATGAAACTATGTTTAGACAATTTGCTGAACAGCGCCGTTTGAATGCTGCTTTTTCACATGACTTACGCACTCCTTTGACTTTACTAAAGGGTCATGCTACTATGTTGCTTTCCTTTATTCCCAAAGGCTTAGTATCACAAGAAGAAATATTAGACGAAATATCAGTAATGTCAAAAAATATTTCACGTCTTGAAAAATATGTAAATGCTATGACGAACTTATACAGGTTAGAGGATATTGATATTCCACGACAACAGATTACATTTCATTCACTTATTGATAATTTTAATAACACAGCGGAAGCACTTTGTTATGACAAACATTTTTCAATTACTGCAAGCGGTGATAATATAACCTTGTTTATCAATTTAGATACAGTCATGCAGATTTATGAAAATTTACTCTCTAATAGTATTAGATATGCAAAAAGTGATATTGCTATTAGCGTAGTAATAGAGAATAATAATTTGGTTATATCTGTTTCAGACGATGGTTGCGGGTTTAAAAATATTGAGATTGAAAAAGCAACATTACCATTTTATAAATCATCGAAAGATATATCTACTGAACATTTGGGGTTAGGGCTGAATATTAGTAAGATTTT
This region includes:
- a CDS encoding HAMP domain-containing sensor histidine kinase; translation: MEKLKRSRWFNRLNSMSIRMSFVLYALFSLLIGIIICIFLISMVDRYRINLNYKYENMSTRYDIPENGSFTATYSNDQTKYTIFDTKGNEICKFNVDYQKERPVHEYVYPNHVSYIEVLPNFTSRDRLIDSALGSLNIAIIPIVLSISMICCVTFFYKKKLSKPIKLLTNAYHKIEANDLDFTLSYPLNDEMGKLCHAFEKMKDCLSKNNETMFRQFAEQRRLNAAFSHDLRTPLTLLKGHATMLLSFIPKGLVSQEEILDEISVMSKNISRLEKYVNAMTNLYRLEDIDIPRQQITFHSLIDNFNNTAEALCYDKHFSITASGDNITLFINLDTVMQIYENLLSNSIRYAKSDIAISVVIENNNLVISVSDDGCGFKNIEIEKATLPFYKSSKDISTEHLGLGLNISKILSERHGGNIQIANNKAGGACVTVKINCNES
- a CDS encoding response regulator transcription factor translates to MAQSILIVDDEKEIVSMLYCYFSKLGYTVYTATAGNAALKEVEKKPDIILLDVNMPDIDGFTVCERIRDYVSCPIIFLTARIEDSDKIKGFSIGADDYVIKPFSVDELEARIAAHLRREKRHNTSSKVQFDEDMVIDYSSRIVFYHNKDMAFTKKEFDIISFLSQNKGIVFDRETIYEKVWGLDGIGDNTVVTEHIRRIRAKFLSLGDRPYIETVWGCGYKWKN